One window from the genome of Spirosoma rhododendri encodes:
- a CDS encoding tetratricopeptide repeat protein, which yields MNVRRNRGHWSLILALLPLVAAAQPRQLMSSARPVAAHAASHTVTTADSDNTRSESVDINTLNITPLFGERPKSAEQIDREIHFLNDCDQNFASRAEASDFFAARGWDYVADGQLDTAAHRFNLAWLLNDRNADAYWGLGVVTYQKENLTEAARLLKKGIDVSSPNIELMGDLATVEIKQFEKDHNRATLDDAEQQLQRIVTQDPNHAASYQKLALVSFLKTDYDKAWEYFHQARQLDMSVLDLSFLNELMTKRADPKGVFK from the coding sequence ATGAATGTTCGTAGGAATCGGGGACATTGGAGTCTGATCCTGGCACTGCTACCACTGGTTGCTGCGGCACAGCCGCGACAGCTGATGTCGTCGGCGCGCCCGGTTGCCGCTCATGCCGCCAGCCATACCGTCACGACAGCCGACTCAGACAATACCCGCTCTGAGTCGGTCGACATCAACACGCTCAACATCACGCCTTTATTTGGCGAACGGCCCAAATCCGCCGAGCAGATCGATCGTGAAATCCACTTCCTGAACGACTGCGATCAGAACTTTGCCAGCCGCGCCGAAGCCAGTGATTTTTTTGCCGCCCGCGGCTGGGATTACGTCGCCGATGGTCAGCTCGACACGGCGGCACACCGCTTCAATCTGGCGTGGCTGCTCAACGACCGGAACGCCGATGCGTATTGGGGGTTGGGCGTGGTTACCTACCAGAAAGAGAACCTGACCGAAGCGGCCCGTCTGCTGAAAAAAGGCATCGACGTTTCCAGCCCGAACATTGAGCTGATGGGTGATCTGGCTACGGTTGAAATCAAGCAATTCGAGAAAGACCACAACCGGGCTACGCTGGACGACGCCGAGCAACAGCTACAGCGTATCGTTACCCAAGACCCCAACCATGCTGCATCGTATCAGAAGCTGGCACTGGTAAGCTTTCTAAAAACCGATTACGACAAAGCCTGGGAGTACTTTCACCAGGCCCGTCAACTCGATATGTCGGTGCTTGATCTGAGTTTTCTCAATGAACTGATGACCAAACGGGCCGACCCCAAAGGAGTATTCAAATAG